NNNNNNNNNNNNNNNNNNNNNNNNNNNNNNNNNNNNNNNNNNNNNNNNNNNNNNNNNNNNNNNNNNNNNNNNNNNNNNNNNNNNNNNNNNNNNNNNNNNNNNNNNNNNNNNNNNNNNNNNNNNNNttctactatgggcttacagaaaaagctcagatgtctttagaccactcagctggtggatctatacacatgaggaagacaattgaagaggctcaagagcttatagacactgttgctagaaatcaatatttgtactctagcaatgagctCTCTCCAAAAGatgaagtcatggcagtagccactaatcctaatcctcaagaacagatgattgagcttaatcagcaattacacctgatgacaaaacagttagcagaatttaaagagatgctccaagaaactaaaaatgctaacaagaacatagaatcacagttgaatcaggcaaaacatcagttatctaaacagataacagaagaatgccaagcagttcaactgatgAGTGGGAAGCCATTGAATAatactgctcaaagtagcaaaaagccaagaaaggaacaattgacagaggataaccaaaccactgcccaaaatccctctgaggacagtaagagcccagagaggaatactcttggcgttcaaacgccagaaaaggggggaaagttggcgttaaacgcccattccttgcccagttctagcgttcaaacgccagaaaaaggggaaaagttggcgtaaacgcccattttccacccaaccctggcgttcaaacgccaatggggaatcagacacctgagagtgctgatagtaacccatctaaaaaggcttctccaaccacttctgtgaggaataaacctgcagcaactaaggttgaagaatataaagccaagatgccttatcctcagaaactccgNNNNNNNNNNNNNNNNNNNNNNNNNNNNNNNNNNNNNNNNNNNNNNNNNNNNNNNNNNNNNNNNNNNNNNNNNNNNNNNNNNNNNNNNNNNNNNNNNNNNNNNNNNNNNNNNNNNNNNNNNNNNNNNNNNNNNNNNNNNNNNNNNNNNNNNNNNNNNNNNNNNNNNNNNNNNNNNNNNNNNNNNNNNNNNNNNNNNNNNNNNNNNNNNNNNNNNNNNNNNNNNNNNNNNNNNNNNNNNNNNNNNNNNNNNNNNNNNNNNNNNNNNNNNNNNNNNNNNNNNNNNNNNNNNNNNNNNNNNNNNNNNNNNNNNNNNNNNNNNNNNNNNNNNNNNNNNNNNNNNNNNNNNNNNNNNNNNNNNNNNNNNNNNNNNNNNNNNNNNNNNNNNNNNNNNNNNNNNNNNNccatcaggcataattgaggacatgattgtcaaggttgggccatttgcctttccaactgactttgtagtgctggaaatggaggagcacaagagtgcaactctcattctaggaagaccattcctagcaactggatggaccttcattgacgtccaaaaaggggaattaaccctgagagtcaatgaggatgagttcaagttgaatgttgtcaaagctatgcagcatccagacacatcaaatgactgcatgagcactgatattattTACTCTTTAgtggaggaggtcaatatgactgaaagtcttgaatcagagctagatgacatctttaaagatgttcagcctgatctggaggaactaaaggaaataaaagaaattctgaaaattcctcaattAGAAGATAAACCTCCTAAACcagagctcaagccactaccaccatccctgaaatatgcatttctgggagaaggtgacacttttccagtgatcataagctctgctttaaacctacaggaagaggaagcactaattcaagtgctaaggacacacaagacagctcttgggtggtccataagtgatcttaagggcattagcccagcaagatgcatgcacaagatcctattggtggatgatgctaagccagtggttcaaccacaaaggcggctaaatccagccatgagggaggtggtgcagaaagaggtcactaagttactagaggctgggattatttatcctatttctgacagcccctgggtgagccctgtccatgttgtccccaagaagggaggcataacagtggttcataatgaaaagaatgaactggttcctacaagaacagttacagggtggcgtatgtgtattgactacagaaggctcaatacagctaccagaaaggatcattttcctttaccattcataaaccaaatgctagaaagactagctggtcatgattattactgctttttggatggctattcaggttacaaccaaattgcagtagatcctcaggaccaagagaaaacagcatttacatgtcgttctggagtatttgcctacagaaggatgccttttggtctgtgcaatgcacctgcaacctttcagaggtgcatgctctctatcttctcagatatggtagaaaaatttctggggatgacttttcagtatttggagactcattcagctcctgccttaaccatctagcacttgttctgaaaagatgccaagagactaacctggtcttaaactgggaaaaatgtcactttatggtgactgaaggaattgtccttgggcacaaaatttcaagcaatggaatagaggtggataaggcaaaagtagaggtaattgagaaattaccaccacctgccaatgttaaggcaatcagaagctttctgggNNNNNNNNNNNNNNNNNNNNNNNNNNNNNNNNNNNNNNNNNNNNNNNNNNNNNNNNNNNNNNNNNNNNNgagttacttgcagtggtttatgccattgacaagttcagatcttatttagtaggatcaaaagtgattgtgtacactgaccatgctgctcttaaatatctactcacaaagcaggattcaaaacccaggctcataagatgggtgttgcttctgcaagagtttgatatagaaataagagacagaaaagggacagagaatcaagtagctgatcacctgtcaaggatagaaccagtagcaggagcatccctccctcctactgagatctctgaaaccttttcggatgagcaattgtttgctatttaggaagctccgtggcttgcagacagtgcaaactataagacttaaggttctccttctgtaaccatggagaggaagcatgaagagcttctctcaaaacagagtcaaacagagcccccacagtcaaactctaagtttggtgttgggaagccaccaccaacttctaagtttggtgttgaacccccacattcaaactctaagtttggtgttgggaggttccaacattgctctgaacatctgtgaggctccatgagagcccactatcaagctactgacattaaagaagcgcttgttgggaggcaacccaatgttatttttattattttcctttgttattttatgttttctgtaggttgatgatcatgagaagtcacaaaattaattgaaaaagcaaaaatagaaagaaaaatagaaagaaaaacagcacaccctggaggaagatcttgctggcgtttaaacgccagtaaggctagcagatgtgcgtttaacgcccagtctggcaccattctgggcgtttaacgccagaaaggggcaccagactggcgttaaatgccaggaatggacaccaagctggcgttaaacgccagaaatgggcaccagcccagcgtttaacgccaggatgggcAGAATTAGCATTTTTGCTCACCACTTGGTgtagggatgaattatccttgccacctcaggatctgtggaccccacaggatccccacctaccccaccactctctctctactttcttcttttgctcgaggacgatcaaaccttctaagtttggtgtggtaaaagccacctctgttattcagttggagttgacatagagggagacaccctcattgatgaggacaagcccatcactaagaaaaggatggagcaaacaagagacccctctcatcatgatatccctgagatgcctcaagggatgcactttcctccacaaaactattgggagcaaatcaatacctccctaggaaaattgagttccaacatgggacaactaagggtgaaacaccaagaacattccatcctcctccatgaaattaaagaagatcatagaatcatgagagaggagcaacaaaggcaaggaagagacattgaggagctcaagcactccataagatcttcaaggaagaacaagccgccatcactaaggtggacccgttctttaatctccttgttctttattttctatttttcgaatttctatgcttatgtttatctatgtttgtgtcttatcatcattagtgtcttagtgtctatgccttaaagttatgaatgtcctatgaatccatcacctttcttaaatgaaaaatgttcttaattgaaaaagagaagaattgcatgaattttaaattttaatttgcaaaagaacaagaagtacatgaattttgaattctatcttgaaattagtttaattagtttgatgtggtgacgatactttttgttttctgaatgaatgcttgaacagtgcatatgtcttttgaatttgttgttttgagaatgttaaaattgttggctcttgaaagaatgaggaaaaagagaactgttattgaggatctgaaaaatcatcaaattgattcttgaagcaagaaaaagcagtgattcaaaaaaaacgaaaaaaaagNNNNNNNNNNNNNNNNNNNNNNNNNNNNNNNNNNNNNNNNNNNNNNNNNNNNNNNNNNNNNNNNNNNNNNNNNNNNNNNNNNNNNNNNNNNNNNNNNNNNNNNNNNNNNNNNNNNNNNNNNNNNNNNNNNNNNNNNaaactgttcagaagcaaaaagctactagtcccgctcatctaattggagctaagtttctttgatattttggagtctatagtatattctcttctttttattctattttgattttcagttgcttggggacaagcaacaatttaagtttggtgttgtgatgagcggataatttatacgctttttggcattgtttttagtatgtttttagtatattttagttactttttattatatttttattagtttttagttaaaatttacttttctggactttactatgagtttgtgtgtttttctgtgatttcaggtattttctggctgaaattgagggtcttgagcaaaaatctgattcagaggctgaaaaggactgcagctgctgttggattctgaccttcctgcactcgaagtggattttctggagctacagaagcccaattggcctgatcttaacggcgttggaaagtacacatcctgggctttccagcaatgtataatagtccatactttgcccgagatttgatggtccaaactNNNNNNNNNNNNNNNNNNNNNNNNNNNNNNNNNNNNNNNNNNNNNNNNNNNNNNNNNNNNNNNNNNNNNNNNNNNNNNNNNNNNNNNNNNNNNNNNNNNNNNNNNNNNNNNNNNNNNNNNNNNNNNNNNNNNNNNNNNNNNNNNNNNNNNNNNNNNNNNNNNNNNNNNNNNNNNNNNNNNNNNNNNNNNNNNNNNNNNNNNNNNNNNNNNNNNNNNNNNNNNACTTGTTCTTAaatcggatgaatgtgatgatccgtgacaatcatcatcattctcaactatgaatctaccttagattaagtatttatctcttggattctttaaccggaatcttcgtggtataagctagaactgatggcggcattcaagagaatccggaaggtctaaaccttgtctgtggtattctgagtaggattcaatgattgaatgactgtgacgagcttcaaactcctgaaggcggggcgttagtgacagacgcaaaagaatcactggattctattccggcctgattgagaaccgacagatggatagccgtgccgtgacagggtgcgttgaacatttccactgagaggatgggaggtagccactgacaacggtgaaacccttgcatacagcttgccatggaaggagccttgcgtgcttgaagaagaaaacagtaggaaagcagagattcagaagatggagcatctccaaaacctcaacctattccccattactgcaaaacaagtacttatttcatgttcttttacttttcacaatcaatcctgataatttctgatatcctgactaagatttacaagataaccatagcttgcttcaatccgacaatctccgtgggatcgacccttactcacgtaaggtattacttggacgacccagtgcacttgctgaacCAATGTTTCATCTATTACCTTCTCCACTCCAGCCTCATCACACAGTCGCTGAATGATGCTTGGGAAGACTAACCTTGTGCTATCCTTGGTGCTTTTCAGCACCCTATGGATGTTGGTTGCTATCATCTCCCCCAAATTGATGTTCTCCCCCTTCATTATGCTATAATTAGCACAACCCTTTCCTAAGTTACCTCCGAAGTGTTGGAGGTGGGGTTGAGGGATCTTCTCACAAAATCTAGCCACTCTCTAGCTTGAGGGCATAAGTCTCATCTTCTCAGCTGGTTTGGCCTTCCATCTTTGTCATTAATCCACTGGACATTGAGGACATAATTCTCATTCAAGATCTATTCAAAGCCAGGATCAAGTTGCTTCACCCTTTCTTCATAGCTTCAGGTGGAACTTGTGTGCTTTACCCCTAGCATTCTGTCCAAACTGGTAGGGCTGTAGTCAATGCTCTTCCCCCTCACATAGCTTTGGTAGTCAAATGCTTGACCCGATTGTGGCATGGCgttggcatagaactccctcACTAAACTTTTCACCACCTTCTTAGGTAGGTTGCACAAGATTGCCCAACCGCTCCTGTTAATTTTGATGTTGATCTCTCTATGCTCGTCTCTCCCTAGTTGGAAGCCAACTTCAGGGATTATTTGTCTCTCACTCACCCACCCATAAAACTGGTTTTGGTGGAAGAATGAGAGAAACTTGAACTCATTGTAGCTTGAAGAGCCTGAAGAAGCCTCCTTGGTCTTTCTCTTCTTTGAGCTGGTGGCCTTTGGTGGTGCCATTTAGGTGTGAGGATAGGGTTAAAAGAGTGATGAAAAGGgtaaagaaagaaagcaaagcaAGGATTTgcttcaacaccaaacttaggacttgattgtcctaatcaagaaagcaagaaacaaagaaagaaagaaggtaAAGAAAAGGGGGTAGAGGTTTCAGCTCATAGGAGAGAGTGTGTAGTGTGGAGAAGAGGGGTGGGTGAGTGTATTATATAGAGGAGGGAAGGGAAAAATCTAGAAGGTGTGAATTGGAAAAAATTTAAAGCTTTCACACTTGGAAGTGGCGCCCAGCGTGGGGAGAAGCGCTAACCCCAAACTGTTCAGCTTTCTTCGGATTTTTGAGTTCCAAAGTGTGAAGTACACTTTGACTCCTTGACTTGATGAGTGATTAATGTCATGTCGGTCCCACCTTTCCTGAAAATTTAGGTACACAATCCATTAGTGATCAAAACTTGATTCAATTTCCTCTAGTTAAATAgcatttaatttgtgtcttttggacaccaaacttaggttcaTTGCATATAGTAATTGGTCTCATGATTGAACTTTATTGTATACATTatgatttgaataaaattaattcattcacaCCCTTCCACTTCCATTTCATATGTACACAATAAAGCAGCCGTTTCATTCACCCACCAATTTACTAATTGCATTCAGACATTAATCGATTGGGCTGGTCTTGTATGTACGTATGGGTTTCTTATGGTGATGGccaaaccaaacttaaatttggGCTTACTCATAAGATTAATTCAATTGTTTTGATGTAAGCTCAAAATAAGTGGGttggtggccacaccaaacttagctctttAGCTAGTTAATCAACCCAATTAACAACATCATATAATGTAGCATGCAAGGTTGTATTTCCAGCAAAACTAGAAAAACTTTTGAAGCTAAGTTCAAAGAAACTATCAACTAAAATAACTAACAACTGAACTGAAAAATAAACAACCTATGTAACTAATCATAAGCTAATCTAGAAAGcttgaaattgaaaagatataaatgttggggtgcctcccaactagcgcttctttaacgtcactagcttgacggttctTCCTCTTCAGCTGATGTTATAGTTCACTCTTTGCTCATCTAGTGAGTCTCCTAAGTAGTGCTTGAGTTTGTGGCCATTGATAGTGAAAGTCCTCTGTGTTTTGTCATCCATAAGCTCTACATGACCATAAGGACAGGCCTTGATGATTGTGAATGGTCCAGACCATCTTGACTTTAGCTTCCCTAGAAAAAATTTGAGCCTTAAGTTATATAACAACATTTTTGACCTTCTACAAACTCTCTTCTTGCCAGCTTTTGATCATGCCATCTCCTTGTTTTCTCCTTGTAAATCTTGGCAATTTTATAAGCTTGAGATTTGAATTCTTCTAACTCATTGAGTTGCAAGAACCTTCTTTCTCCAGCTGCTTGATTATCAAAGTTCAACATCTTTAGAGCCCATAATGCTTTATGTTCAAGCACCATTGGtagatgacaagcttttccaaACACCAATTGGTATGGAGACATGCCAATAGGTGTCTTAAAAGCTGTTCTATAAGCTCATAATGCATCATCTAGCTTCTTGGACCAATCTTTTTTGAGTTCCCAACAGTCTTCTCAAGGATTCTCTTGAGCTCTCTATTTGAAATTTTAGCTTGAGTATTGGTTTGTGGATGGTATGGAGTTGCTACCTTGTGCTTGACACCATATTTGAGAAGGAGTGTCTCTAGTTGCTTGTTGCAAAAGTAAGTTCCCCCATCACTTATAAGAGCTCTTGGAACCCCAAACAGACTAAATATGTTCTTTCTCAAGAAATTAATCACCActttgttgtcatttgttgATGTTGCTATGCCCTCTACACATTTGGACACATGGTCCACATCCACCAATATGTAattgtttgagtatgaaggtgggaatggtcccatgaaatcaatccCCCAAACATCAAACAATTCCAACTCCATGATGAATCTCTGTGGTATTTCATTCTTTTTGGGTAGGTTGCCAGCTCTTTGGCACTCATTACACCTTGTTACAAACTCCTCTGCATCTTTGAACATTGCAGGCCAAAAGAATCCACACTGCAACATTTTGGCTGCAATCCTTTCTCTAATAAAATGTCATCCATAGatagatccatggcagtgccaaagGACCTCTTGTCCTTCCTCATAAGAGATGCATCTTCTTAGAATCCCTTCAGCACACTTCTTGAAGAGGTAAAACTCATCCCAAATGTAATGCTTGGCATCATTGATGAGCTTCCTTCTTAAGTACTTGTTGAAGTTGGAAGGTAACTCTCCAATGGCCTTGATGTTTGCTATATATGTGAACCATGGAACCTCTTGAATTATCATCAATTGCTCATCCAAAAAGCTCTCATTTACCCCAAGGCTGTGTGCTTTATTCTCCTCATGTGGGATCCTTGATAGGTGGTTAGCCACCTTATTTTCTGCTCCACTTCTATCCTTGATTTCGTTGTTGAATTCATGGAGTAGTAGGATCCATATGATCAGTCTAGGCTTGGACTCTTGCTTGGTTAACAAGTACTTAAGAGCTGCACGGTCAGTAAACACAATGACTTTAGAACCAATGAGGTAagatctaaatttatcaaatgcaaaaactatATCAAGGAGTTCTTTTTCTGTGGTGGTGTTGTTTCTTTGGGCTTCATTAAAAACCTTTCTAGCATAATAGATGACATGCACTAGCTTATCTATCCTTTGTCCTAAGACAACACTAATAGCAAAATTTGATGCATCATACATCAATTCAAAAGGTAAATCCCAACGAGGTGGTGCTATAATAGGTGCAGAGGAGAGCATACTTTTAAGCTCATCAAAAGCTTGAATACATTCTCTATCAAATAATGGTACATTAGAGACAAGCAAGTTGCTTAGGGGTTTGGCAATTTTGAAAAGTCTCTAATGAACCTTCTATAGAACCCAGCATGCCCCAAAAAACTCCTAATCgctttgacattgcaaggtggaggtaatttttcaatcactTCCACCATGGCTCTGTCCACCTCTATGCCTCTTTTATATATTCTATGGCTAAGGACTACCCCTTCGGTAATCATAAAGTGACACTTTTCCTAGTTCAAAACTAgcttagtctcttggcatctatTGAGCACCAAGGCAAGGTGGTGTAAGCACTTAGGAAATGAGTCACCAAACACTGAAAATCATCCATGAAAGCCTCAATAAACCTCTCAATCATATAAGAAAATATGGacagcatgcacctttggaatgtggcaggttgatgagcggataatttatacgctttttggcattgtttttaggtagtttttagtatgatttagttagtttttagtatataattattagctttcatgaaaaaatcacatttctagactttactatgagtttgtgtattcttctatgatttcaggtattttttggctgaaattgagggacttgagcaaaaatctgattcagaagctgaaaaaggactgtagatgctgttggattctgacttccctgcactcgaaatggattttctggagctacagaaattaaattggcacgctcttaattgcgttggaaagtagacatcttgggctttccagcaatgtataatagtttatactttactcgagatttgatggcccaaactggcattccaagtcagcataaaaattctggcgtaaaacgcccaaattggcaccagaattggagttaaacgcccaaactggcaccagagcgggtgcttaactccaagagaagcctatgcacgtgaaatcttcaatgctcagcccaagcacacactaagtggg
This sequence is a window from Arachis duranensis cultivar V14167 chromosome 2, aradu.V14167.gnm2.J7QH, whole genome shotgun sequence. Protein-coding genes within it:
- the LOC107474312 gene encoding uncharacterized protein LOC107474312 → MVLEHKALWALKMLNFDNQAAGERRFLQLNELEEFKSQAYKIAKIYKEKTRRWHDQKLARREFVEGKLKSRWSGPFTIIKACPYGHVELMDDKTQRTFTINGHKLKHYLGDSLDEQRVNYNIS
- the LOC107474311 gene encoding uncharacterized protein LOC107474311; the protein is MLSSAPIIAPPRWDLPFELMYDASNFAISVVLGQRIDKLVHVIYYARKVFNEAQRNNTTTEKELLDIVFAFDKFRSYLIGSKVIVFTDRAALKYLLTKQESKPRLIIWILLLHEFNNEIKDRSGAENKVANHLSRIPHEENKAHSLGVNESFLDEQLMIIQEVPWFTYIANIKAIGELPSNFNKYLRRKLINDAKHYIWDEFYLFKKCAEGILRRCISYEEGQEVLWHCHGSIYG